The proteins below come from a single Vitis vinifera cultivar Pinot Noir 40024 chromosome 9, ASM3070453v1 genomic window:
- the LOC104880235 gene encoding uncharacterized protein LOC104880235 translates to MSEKCIRRAISDVSAESQRMTIEEGDTRSEATQVEQSRCECCGFMEECTASYIQLVSYSHSGKWVCGICSEAVKERIKRVPRTAMEEALSSHKDLCERFNTTRLNPKLSLTMTMRELARRSAHQRNDHSSMKPRIGRTSSCAPRIE, encoded by the exons ATG AGCGAGAAGTGCATTCGAAGGGCCATATCCGATGTTTCTGCTGAGTCACAGAGGATGACAATCGAGGAAGGCGACACCAGAAGTGAAGCTACTCAGGTTGAACAGTCCCGGTGCGAGTGCTGTGGATTCATGGAGGAGTGTACAGCTAGTTACATCCAGCTAGTCAGCTATTCTCATTCTGGGAAATGGGTTTGCGGTATCTGTTCAGAAGCGGTGAAAGAAAGGATTAAGCGAGTTCCGAGAACAGCCATGGAAGAAGCACTGAGCTCTCACAAGGATTTGTGTGAAAGATTTAACACTACTAGGCTGAATCCCAAGCTGTCTTTGACTATGACAATGAGGGAGTTGGCCAGGAGAAGTGCTCACCAAAGGAATGACCACAGCTCCATGAAACCCAGAATTGGTCGAACCAGCAGCTGTGCTCCCAGGATTGAATAG